From the genome of Carassius gibelio isolate Cgi1373 ecotype wild population from Czech Republic chromosome A16, carGib1.2-hapl.c, whole genome shotgun sequence, one region includes:
- the LOC128031046 gene encoding LOW QUALITY PROTEIN: gamma-aminobutyric acid type B receptor subunit 2 (The sequence of the model RefSeq protein was modified relative to this genomic sequence to represent the inferred CDS: deleted 2 bases in 1 codon): protein MEYWWSLVNVLTFWELTQMPSYYCLVRHKLPVLWIMPLSGDPGRGNITAEVLPAVELALHHLSEQPSPLGNYELQFHLTDSQCDNGKALKAFFDTIFNGPKPVMIFGGVCSSVTSILAQSLEGWNLVQLSFGVTAPSLANKRRFPNFFRTVPSDSAVNVALVRFLRQYGWSRVGTLTQREQRSTEIQRDLSRHLKAANIQLAEAESFFEAPCDSVKKLKDNDVRIVIAHFDVSLAAKVFCCVYNLSMYGQKYQWILPGWTQSSWWTDTDSTTCTAGNILTAIEGSISADIETLSTRNIRGISGRTPQEYEKEYDERRQLKYLGASKFHGFAYDGTWVIAKVLTRVMETVRYRERYSIHRNFTVTEQEVGRMILEAMEEINFFGVTGHIMFQNGERMANVLFAQCQDGMAVNIEKYSAITDELEFISPIRFQRDKPTKDRTNVYPHKKRINIFLYGIVAFLNFLGIFTACSFLVFSVKHRTHWAISMSRPFMNALIIFGTVLSYSSIFFMGLDGSYVSDRVFDVSCSVQISCLSIGCTAAFGAMFAKTWTIHSLFKNHSSEKKAMKNYGPVLLVMFLLLIDLSLLICQQILDPLKRTVKEYHIVADPHGQDFFIQPFSERCENTYMGFWMTAFYVYKGIILLSTCFLAWITRHMNIPAVNDSRSIRISVFVSVPVILIGTCASMLWQDQPNVQFCIATLVIITCCCSTLCMVFIPKIIIIRMGPDPEFLSRRFHLTQWHGELEKESGLYNDERNIMEQNNTGASVCVTDMTQNVSSSLDIVLSENVHLIWHINELDSELEDLTRQLHELSAHVVENVIIRSFVHKAVKEKCRTLPESSNCNRRLLEDINSPEHIQRRLSLQLPILHHAYLPSIGGVESSPLNSPFESPIYASARTYGVLVTGLWFTVH, encoded by the exons ATGGAATACTGGTGGAGCTTGGTGAATGTTCTCACTTTTTGGGAACTGACTCAGATGCCATCATACTATTGCCTGGTGCGACATAAACTGCCAGTTTTATGGATTATGCCACTAAGCGGAGATCCAGGGAGGGGCAACATTACGGCAGAGGTGCTTCCTGCTGTTGAGCTAGCACTGCATCATTTGAGTGAGCAGCCATCTCCTTTAGGCAACTACGAGCTTCAGTTTCACCTCACAGACTCACAG TGTGATAATGGCAAAGCACTCAAAGCATTCTTTGACACTATATTCAATGGCCCCAAACCTGTCATGATCTTTGGAGGGGTGTGTTCGTCAGTGACATCTATCCTAGCCCAGTCTCTGGAAGGTTGGAACCTTGTTCAG CTGTCGTTTGGAGTAACAGCACCTTCACTGGCCAACAAAAGAAGATTTCCAAACTTCTTCCGTACTGTGCCGTCGGACAGTGCAGTTAATGTGGCGCTGGTGAGGTTTCTCAGGCAGTATGGATGGAGCAGAGTCGGTACACTGACTCAGCGTGAGCAGAGGTCCACAGAG ATACAGAGAGACTTAAGCAGACATCTGAAGGCGGCTAACATCCAGCTTGCAGAGGCAGAGAGCTTCTTTGAAGCCCCTTGTGATAGTGTGAAAAAACTGAAG GACAATGATGTGAGAATAGTGATAGCTCATTTTGATGTGAGCTTAGCTGCTAAAGTCTTCTGCTGT GTGTATAATCTCAGCATGTATGGCCAAAAGTACCAGTGGATTCTGCCGGGCTGGACCCAATCCAGCTGGTGGACTGACACTGACTCCACAACCTGTACAGCGGGAAACATACTGACTGCCATAGAGGGATCCATCAGTGCAGATATTGAGACTCTTAGCACCAGAAACATTAGAGGGATCTCTGGTAGG ACACCTCAGGAGTACGAGAAGGAGTATGACGAAAGACGACAGCTGAAGTATCTGGGAGCCAGCAAGTTTCATGGCTTTGCTTATGATGGTACTTGGGTAATTGCCAAAGTTTTAACGAGAGTCATGGAGACTGTGAGGTacagagagagatacagcatcCATCGCAACTTTACTGTCACTGAGCAAGAAGTGGGACGGATGATTCTGGAGGCCATGGAAGAGATCAACTTCTTTGGTGTGACA GGTCACATTATGTTCCAAAACGGTGAAAGAATGGCCAATGTTTTGTTTGCTCAGTGTCAAG ATGGAATGGCTgtcaatattgaaaaatatagtgCCATTACAGACGAACTAGAGTTCATCAGTCCAATCAGATTTCAAA GGGATAAACCCACAAAGGACCGAACCAATGTTTACCCTCACAAGAAACGCATCAATATATTTCTCTACGGTATTGTGGCGTTTCTAAATTTCTTGGGAATTTTTACAGCTTGTAGTTTCCTGGTCTTCAGTGTGAAACACCGCACTCATTG GGCCATTAGCATGTCAAGACCTTTTATGAACGCTTTGATTATTTTTGGCACTGTGTTGTCTTATTCCTCCATTTTCTTCATGGGACTAGATGGGTCTTATGTTTCCGACAGAGTGTTTGACGTTTCTTGCTCT GTGCAAATATCATGTTTATCTATTGGATGTACAGCAGCTTTTGGGGCAATGTTTGCAAAAACATGGacaattcattcattattcaaaaACCACAGCAGTGAAAAAAAG GCCATGAAGAACTATGGGCCGGTTCTCCTTGTTATGTTTCTTTTGTTAATTGACCTGAGTTTATTAATTTGTCAGCAAATTTTGGATCCTTTGAAAAGAACAGTGAAGGAGTATCATATAGTG gCTGATCCTCATGGGCAAGATTTTTTTATTCAGCCCTTTTCAGAGCGATGTGAAAACACATACATGGGTTTCTGGATGACTGCATTCTACGTCTATAAGGGGATAATCCTG CTGAGTACATGTTTCCTGGCATGGATCACACGCCACATGAACATCCCTGCCGTAAATGACAGCAGGAGTATCCGAatcagtgtgtttgtgtcagtCCCAGTGATTCTGATTGGTACATGTGCATCCATGCTGTGGCAGGACCAGCCAAATGTGCAGTTCTGCATTGCGACCCTTGTGATCATCACATGCTGCTGTAGCACTCTTTGTATGGTGTTTATTCCAAAG ATTATTATAATAAGGATGGGTCCTGATCCTGAATTCTTGTCGAGGAGGTTCCACCTCACACAGTGGCATGGCGAATTAGAAAAGGAGAGTGGACTATACAATGATGAGAGGAACATTATGGAGCAGAACAACACAGGAGCATCTGTCTGCGTGACAGACATGACACAGAACGTCTCGTCTAGTCTGGACATTGTACTGTCAGAAAACGTACACCTCATATGGCACATCAATGAA TTGGATTCAGAACTGGAGGATTTAACCAGGCAACTGCATGAACTGAGCGCTCATGTTGTGGAGAATGTCATCATCAGAAGTTTTGTGCACAAAGCAG tCAAAGAGAAATGTCGCACTCTCCCTGAAAGCTCCAACTGTAACAGGAGACTGCTGGAGGACATTAACTCCCCTGAACA CATTCAGCGCAGGCTGTCTCTGCAGTTACCCATCCTACATCATGCCTATCTGCCCTCCATTGGAGGAGTGGAATCCAGTCCTCTGAATAGCCCTTTTGAAAGCCCT ATATACGCCAGTGCCAGGACATATGGAGTGCTGGTGACAGGATTGTGGTTTACTGTACACTAG